In one window of Caenimonas aquaedulcis DNA:
- the nuoG gene encoding NADH-quinone oxidoreductase subunit NuoG has protein sequence MIEIELDGQKVSVPEGSMVMHAADAANTYIPHFCYHKKLSIAANCRMCLVDVEKAPKPMPACATPVTNGMIVRTKSDKAIKAQQSVMEFLLINHPLDCPICDQGGECQLQDLAVGYGGSASRYEEEKRVVMHKDVGPLISMEEMSRCIHCTRCVRFGQELAGVMELGMIHRGEHSEITTVLNDTVDSEVSGNMIDLCPVGALTSKPFRYQARPWELSRRKSVSPHDSTGANLIVQVKNNRVLRVLPLENEEVNECWLADRDRFSYEALNESDRLTSPMLKQGGEWKTVDWQTALEYVANGLKQVKADHGAKSIGALVSPHSTVEELFLAGALVRGLGSENIDYRLRHAEFAKTEGVRWLGTTIASLSNLQRVLVVGSNLRKDHPLFAMRVRAAARKGAKVSVIHDAQDDWAIPIASSVIVPASQWAQALADIAAAIGSEKGVSAPAKGNATDTAKAIAQSLLSGERKAILLGNAAAHHAGASSLLALANWIGEHTGASVGYLTEAANTVGAQLVNALPGAGGLNAAQMLGGSLKAAILLNTEPEFDSAAGAKAAAGLAKAEMVITLSPFKANMEFSDVLLPISPWTETPGTFVNAEGRVQGFHAVVKPLGETRPAWKVLRVLGNMLGVQNFAFESSQEVLAAARGAADNGTGHVQGNRLANTTSAAADTAAHDGRPVSAAIYRLDGIVRRAPSLQLTADAKAAAQGAAA, from the coding sequence ATGATTGAAATCGAACTCGACGGCCAGAAAGTGAGCGTTCCGGAGGGCAGCATGGTGATGCATGCCGCGGACGCCGCGAACACGTACATCCCGCACTTCTGCTATCACAAGAAGCTCTCCATCGCCGCCAATTGCCGCATGTGCCTGGTGGACGTGGAGAAGGCGCCCAAGCCGATGCCTGCCTGCGCCACGCCCGTGACGAACGGCATGATCGTGCGCACCAAGAGCGACAAGGCGATCAAGGCGCAGCAGTCGGTGATGGAGTTCCTCCTCATCAACCACCCGCTCGATTGCCCGATCTGCGACCAGGGCGGCGAATGCCAGCTGCAGGACCTCGCCGTCGGCTACGGCGGCTCCGCCTCGCGCTATGAAGAGGAAAAGCGCGTCGTCATGCACAAGGACGTCGGCCCGCTGATCTCCATGGAGGAGATGAGCCGCTGCATCCACTGCACGCGCTGCGTGCGCTTCGGCCAGGAACTCGCCGGCGTGATGGAACTGGGCATGATCCATCGGGGCGAACATTCGGAAATCACGACCGTGCTGAACGATACGGTCGATTCGGAAGTGTCGGGCAACATGATCGACCTGTGCCCGGTCGGCGCGCTCACCAGCAAGCCATTCCGCTACCAGGCCCGCCCGTGGGAACTGTCGCGGCGTAAGTCGGTGAGCCCGCACGATTCCACCGGCGCCAACCTGATCGTCCAGGTCAAGAACAACCGCGTGCTGCGCGTGCTTCCGCTCGAGAACGAGGAAGTCAACGAGTGCTGGCTCGCCGACCGGGACCGCTTCTCCTACGAAGCCCTCAACGAAAGCGACCGGCTCACCTCGCCCATGCTCAAGCAGGGCGGCGAGTGGAAGACGGTCGACTGGCAGACGGCGCTCGAATATGTCGCCAACGGCCTGAAGCAGGTCAAGGCCGACCACGGCGCGAAGAGCATCGGTGCCCTCGTGAGCCCCCACAGCACGGTGGAAGAGCTGTTCCTGGCAGGCGCCCTCGTGCGCGGCCTCGGCAGCGAGAACATCGACTATCGCCTGCGCCACGCGGAATTCGCGAAGACCGAAGGCGTGCGCTGGCTGGGCACCACGATCGCGTCGCTGTCGAACCTGCAGCGCGTGCTCGTCGTGGGTTCGAACCTGCGCAAGGACCATCCGCTGTTCGCGATGCGCGTGCGCGCCGCCGCCCGCAAAGGCGCGAAGGTGTCTGTCATCCATGACGCGCAAGACGACTGGGCGATCCCCATCGCTTCCTCGGTGATCGTTCCTGCTTCGCAGTGGGCGCAGGCACTCGCCGACATCGCCGCGGCGATCGGCTCGGAAAAGGGCGTGTCCGCGCCTGCCAAGGGCAACGCCACCGACACGGCCAAGGCCATCGCGCAATCCCTGCTGTCCGGCGAGCGCAAGGCCATCCTGCTGGGCAATGCCGCCGCGCATCATGCCGGCGCCTCGTCGTTGCTCGCACTTGCGAACTGGATCGGCGAACACACCGGCGCGTCGGTGGGCTATCTCACCGAAGCGGCCAACACGGTCGGAGCGCAACTCGTGAACGCACTGCCCGGGGCGGGGGGCTTGAATGCGGCCCAGATGCTGGGCGGCTCCCTCAAGGCCGCGATCCTGCTGAATACCGAGCCCGAGTTCGATTCGGCCGCCGGCGCGAAGGCGGCGGCGGGCCTGGCGAAGGCCGAGATGGTCATCACCCTCAGCCCCTTCAAGGCCAACATGGAATTCAGCGACGTGCTGCTGCCCATTTCGCCCTGGACGGAGACGCCCGGCACCTTCGTCAACGCGGAAGGACGCGTGCAAGGCTTCCATGCCGTGGTCAAGCCGCTGGGCGAAACGCGCCCGGCCTGGAAGGTGCTGCGTGTACTCGGCAACATGCTCGGCGTGCAGAACTTCGCGTTCGAGTCTTCGCAGGAAGTCCTGGCGGCCGCACGCGGCGCCGCGGACAACGGCACCGGTCATGTGCAGGGCAACCGCCTCGCGAATACGACGTCGGCCGCCGCCGATACCGCCGCGCACGACGGCCGCCCCGTGTCGGCCGCGATCTATCGCCTCGACGGGATCGTCCGCCGCGCGCCCTCGCTGCAGTTGACTGCCGATGCGAAGGCGGCCGCCCAGGGAGCCGCGGCATGA
- the nuoH gene encoding NADH-quinone oxidoreductase subunit NuoH has product MIDQIYGFGNGLIGAGWWTAAGWPVIWTLIKIIVVVAPLMGAVAYLTLWERKAIGFTQIRVGPNRTGPLGLLQPIADAFKLLTKEIILPSAANKGLFYLGPIMTIMPALAAWAVIPFGPDVALANINAGLLFLMAITSLEVYGVIIAGWASNSKYAFLGALRASAQMVSYEIAMGFCLVVVLMVAGSLNMTDIVMGQGRGMGANMGLNFLSWNWLPLLPIFFVYFISGLAETNRHPFDVVEGESEIVAGHMIEYSGMSFAMFFLAEYANMWLVSILAVVMFLGGWIAPFEFLSFIPGWIWLGIKTFCVVTMFLWVRSTFPRYRYDQIMRLGWKIFIPVTLVWLVVVGLWMQTPYNIWK; this is encoded by the coding sequence ATGATCGACCAGATCTACGGATTCGGCAACGGCCTGATCGGGGCGGGCTGGTGGACCGCCGCCGGCTGGCCGGTCATCTGGACGCTCATCAAGATCATCGTGGTGGTCGCACCGCTCATGGGCGCCGTTGCGTACCTCACCTTGTGGGAGCGCAAGGCAATCGGCTTCACGCAGATCCGCGTGGGTCCCAACCGGACCGGGCCGCTGGGCCTCTTGCAACCGATTGCGGACGCCTTCAAGCTGCTGACCAAGGAAATCATCCTGCCGTCGGCGGCGAACAAGGGCCTTTTCTATCTGGGCCCGATCATGACGATCATGCCCGCGCTCGCGGCGTGGGCCGTCATCCCCTTCGGCCCCGACGTCGCGCTGGCCAACATCAACGCCGGACTGCTGTTCCTGATGGCCATCACCTCGCTCGAGGTGTACGGGGTGATCATCGCGGGCTGGGCCTCCAACTCGAAATACGCCTTCCTCGGTGCGCTGCGCGCGTCCGCGCAGATGGTGAGCTACGAGATCGCGATGGGCTTTTGCCTGGTCGTCGTGCTCATGGTGGCGGGCAGCCTGAACATGACCGACATCGTGATGGGGCAGGGCAGGGGGATGGGCGCCAACATGGGCCTGAACTTCCTCTCCTGGAACTGGCTGCCGCTGCTGCCGATCTTCTTCGTCTACTTCATCTCCGGCCTCGCCGAGACCAATCGCCACCCCTTCGACGTGGTGGAAGGCGAATCGGAAATCGTCGCGGGCCACATGATCGAGTACTCGGGCATGAGCTTCGCCATGTTCTTCCTGGCCGAGTACGCCAACATGTGGCTGGTCTCGATCCTTGCGGTGGTGATGTTCCTCGGCGGCTGGATCGCGCCGTTCGAGTTCCTGTCCTTCATCCCCGGCTGGATCTGGCTCGGCATCAAGACCTTCTGCGTCGTCACCATGTTCCTCTGGGTGCGCTCCACCTTCCCGCGCTACCGCTATGACCAGATCATGCGCCTGGGCTGGAAGATTTTTATTCCCGTCACCCTCGTGTGGCTGGTCGTGGTCGGCCTCTGGATGCAGACCCCGTACAACATCTGGAAGTAG
- the nuoI gene encoding NADH-quinone oxidoreductase subunit NuoI produces MSTVAQPRPAFSLKDFLSSFMLVELFKGLAITGKYAFARKITVQFPEEKTPLSPRFRGLHALRRYENGEERCIACKLCEAVCPALAITIESDQRADGTRRTTRYDIDLTKCIFCGFCEESCPVDSIVETHILEYHGEKRGDLYFTKDMLLAVGDRYETEIAAAKAADAKYR; encoded by the coding sequence ATGTCTACCGTCGCCCAACCCCGTCCCGCGTTTTCCCTCAAGGACTTCCTCTCCAGCTTCATGCTGGTGGAGCTGTTCAAGGGCCTCGCCATCACCGGCAAGTACGCCTTCGCCCGCAAGATCACCGTGCAGTTCCCCGAGGAAAAGACGCCACTGTCGCCGCGCTTTCGCGGCCTGCACGCGCTGCGCCGCTACGAGAACGGGGAAGAGCGCTGCATCGCCTGCAAGCTGTGCGAGGCCGTGTGCCCCGCGCTCGCGATCACCATCGAATCGGACCAGCGCGCGGACGGCACGCGCCGCACCACCCGCTACGACATCGACCTGACCAAGTGCATCTTCTGCGGCTTCTGCGAGGAAAGCTGCCCGGTGGACTCCATCGTCGAGACGCACATCCTCGAATACCACGGCGAGAAGCGCGGGGACCTGTACTTCACCAAGGACATGCTGCTCGCCGTGGGCGACCGCTACGAAACCGAGATCGCCGCCGCCAAGGCCGCGGACGCCAAGTACCGGTAA
- a CDS encoding NADH-quinone oxidoreductase subunit J → MDIRTGFFYLFSAILLFAAFRVITARNPVYAALYLVLAFFQASAIWLLLRAEFLAISLVLVYVGAVMVLFLFVVMMLDINVDSLRVGFWKHFPLAAAVGALIALEMAAVLLGGFRLGEETRGVPAAAAGAVPLSNTKELGKLLYTQYLYPLEIAAVILLVAIVAAIALTLRERKDSKHIDPADAVRVRAGDRLSIVKLAPTMAEPAPAPAPVEPKA, encoded by the coding sequence ATGGACATCCGAACCGGCTTCTTCTACCTCTTCTCCGCGATCCTGCTGTTCGCGGCGTTCCGGGTCATCACCGCGCGCAATCCCGTGTACGCGGCGCTCTACCTCGTGCTCGCGTTTTTCCAGGCGTCCGCGATCTGGCTGCTGCTGCGCGCAGAGTTCCTGGCGATCTCCCTCGTGCTCGTCTACGTCGGTGCGGTGATGGTGCTGTTCCTCTTCGTCGTGATGATGCTGGACATCAACGTCGACAGCTTGCGCGTGGGCTTCTGGAAACACTTTCCGCTGGCTGCGGCCGTCGGCGCGCTGATTGCGCTCGAGATGGCGGCCGTCCTGCTGGGCGGGTTCCGGCTCGGTGAGGAGACGCGAGGCGTGCCGGCGGCCGCGGCCGGCGCCGTGCCGCTGTCCAACACGAAGGAACTGGGCAAGCTGCTCTACACCCAGTATCTCTATCCGCTCGAGATCGCGGCGGTGATCCTGCTGGTGGCCATCGTGGCCGCGATCGCGCTGACGTTGCGCGAGCGCAAGGACAGCAAGCACATCGACCCCGCGGACGCCGTGCGCGTGCGCGCCGGCGACCGCCTGAGCATCGTCAAGCTCGCGCCGACCATGGCCGAGCCGGCCCCCGCGCCCGCACCCGTGGAGCCCAAGGCATGA
- the nuoK gene encoding NADH-quinone oxidoreductase subunit NuoK: protein MILTLGHFLSLGAMLFALSVIGIFLNRRNLIVLLMAIELMLLAVNMNFVAFSYYLNDMHGQVFVFFILTVAAAESAIGLAILVLLFRNKSNINVDELNTLKG, encoded by the coding sequence ATGATCCTCACGCTCGGACATTTCCTCTCGCTTGGCGCGATGCTGTTCGCGCTGTCGGTGATCGGCATCTTCCTGAACCGCCGCAACCTCATCGTGCTGCTGATGGCCATCGAGCTCATGCTGCTGGCCGTCAACATGAATTTCGTGGCGTTCTCCTACTACCTGAACGACATGCACGGGCAGGTGTTCGTGTTCTTCATCCTGACGGTCGCGGCGGCCGAGTCGGCCATCGGCCTGGCCATCCTGGTGCTGCTGTTCCGCAACAAGTCGAACATCAACGTCGACGAACTCAATACGCTCAAGGGTTAA
- the nuoL gene encoding NADH-quinone oxidoreductase subunit L, with protein MSTTLNASTLLVVPLAPLVGAALAGVFGTTFGGNWIGRRLAHTLCILGVFIAFVISAMTLKSVAIDGARFNETIYNWMTVGSLKMEVGFLIDGLTAMMMCVVTFVSLMVHIYTIGYMEEDDGYNRFFAYISLFTFSMLMLVMSNNFLQLFFGWEAVGLVSYLLIGFWFNKPTAIFANMKAFLVNRVGDFGFILGIGLIAAFAGTLSYAETFAKAGELAKLGLPFTEWQLITVICICLFIGAMGKSAQFPLHVWLPDSMEGPTPISALIHAATMVTAGIFMVARMSPLFELSETALSFVIIIGAITALFMGFLGIIQNDIKRVVAYSTLSQLGYMTVALGASAYSVAVFHLMTHAFFKALLFLAAGSVIIGMHHNQDIRWMGGVRKYMPITWITSLLGSLALIGTPLFAGFYSKDSIIEAVHESHVFGAGFAYFAVLAGVFVTAFYSFRMYFLVFHGKERFDQNPDAHHHDAHDEPDHGHHDDHAKPHESPWVVTVPLILLAIPSVVIGYLTIQPMLYGDLLKDAILVDSDKHPAMSVLAEEFHGAFAMAMHGFLSLPFWLALAGVAMAWYMYLVNPAVPARIKSAVQPLYTLLDNKYYMDWINENILARGARLLGTGLWKGGDQAVIDGAFVNGSARAVGWFAGVVRWFQTGYIYHYAFAMIVGVFILMTWFVWHDQIKQLFQ; from the coding sequence ATGAGCACAACCCTCAACGCATCGACCCTGCTGGTCGTGCCGCTCGCGCCCCTGGTGGGCGCGGCACTCGCCGGCGTCTTCGGAACGACCTTCGGCGGCAACTGGATCGGCCGGCGCCTCGCGCACACGCTGTGCATCCTGGGCGTTTTCATCGCCTTCGTCATCTCCGCGATGACGCTCAAGAGCGTGGCCATCGACGGTGCACGCTTCAACGAGACGATCTACAACTGGATGACAGTCGGCAGCCTCAAGATGGAAGTCGGCTTCCTGATCGACGGCCTCACCGCCATGATGATGTGCGTCGTCACCTTCGTGTCGCTGATGGTGCACATCTACACGATCGGCTACATGGAGGAAGACGACGGCTACAACCGCTTCTTCGCCTACATCTCGCTTTTCACGTTCTCCATGCTGATGCTCGTCATGAGCAACAACTTCCTGCAGCTGTTCTTCGGCTGGGAAGCGGTGGGCCTCGTCTCGTACCTCCTGATCGGCTTCTGGTTCAACAAGCCGACGGCGATCTTCGCGAACATGAAGGCCTTCCTCGTGAACCGCGTGGGCGACTTCGGCTTCATCCTGGGGATCGGCCTGATCGCCGCATTCGCGGGAACGCTCAGCTATGCCGAGACCTTTGCCAAGGCCGGCGAACTCGCCAAGCTGGGCCTGCCGTTCACCGAATGGCAGCTGATCACGGTCATCTGCATCTGCCTGTTCATCGGGGCGATGGGCAAGAGCGCGCAGTTCCCCCTGCACGTGTGGCTGCCCGATTCCATGGAAGGTCCGACGCCGATCTCCGCGCTGATCCACGCTGCCACCATGGTGACCGCCGGCATCTTCATGGTGGCTCGCATGTCGCCCCTCTTCGAGCTGTCCGAGACCGCGCTCTCCTTCGTCATCATCATCGGCGCGATCACGGCCCTGTTCATGGGCTTTTTGGGCATCATCCAGAACGACATCAAGCGGGTCGTCGCGTATTCCACGCTGTCGCAGCTGGGCTACATGACGGTGGCGCTCGGCGCTTCGGCGTACTCCGTCGCGGTGTTCCACCTGATGACCCACGCATTCTTCAAGGCGCTGCTGTTCCTCGCCGCCGGCTCCGTGATCATCGGCATGCACCACAACCAGGACATCCGCTGGATGGGCGGCGTGCGCAAGTACATGCCGATCACCTGGATCACCTCGCTGCTCGGGTCGCTCGCCCTCATCGGCACGCCGCTCTTCGCGGGCTTCTACTCGAAGGACAGCATCATCGAAGCCGTGCACGAAAGCCATGTGTTCGGCGCAGGCTTCGCGTACTTCGCCGTGCTGGCCGGTGTGTTCGTCACCGCGTTCTATTCCTTCCGCATGTACTTCCTCGTCTTCCACGGCAAGGAGCGCTTCGACCAGAATCCGGACGCGCATCACCACGACGCGCACGACGAGCCCGACCACGGCCACCACGACGACCACGCCAAGCCGCATGAGTCGCCTTGGGTCGTCACCGTCCCGCTGATCCTGCTGGCCATCCCGTCGGTGGTCATCGGCTACCTGACGATCCAGCCGATGCTCTACGGCGACCTGCTCAAGGACGCGATCCTCGTGGACAGCGACAAGCACCCGGCGATGTCGGTGCTGGCCGAGGAATTCCACGGCGCCTTCGCGATGGCGATGCACGGCTTCCTGTCGCTGCCATTCTGGCTCGCGCTCGCGGGCGTAGCGATGGCCTGGTACATGTACCTCGTGAACCCGGCGGTGCCCGCGCGCATCAAGTCGGCGGTGCAGCCGCTGTACACGCTGCTGGACAACAAGTACTACATGGACTGGATCAACGAGAACATCCTCGCCCGCGGCGCGCGCCTGCTCGGCACGGGCCTGTGGAAGGGCGGCGACCAGGCCGTGATCGACGGCGCCTTCGTCAACGGGTCCGCCCGGGCCGTCGGCTGGTTCGCGGGCGTGGTCCGCTGGTTCCAGACCGGCTACATCTATCACTACGCCTTCGCGATGATCGTGGGCGTGTTCATCCTGATGACGTGGTTTGTCTGGCACGACCAGATCAAGCAGCTCTTCCAATAA
- a CDS encoding NADH-quinone oxidoreductase subunit M translates to MGLLSLAIWTPIAFGAVLLALGRDDQARSVRWLALVGAVVSFLVTIPLYTRFDTSTAAMQFVEKAPWIDRFAVNYHLGLDGISFWFVLLTAFISLVVVISAWEVITERVNQYMGAFLILSGLMIGVFCALDGILFYVFFEATLIPMYLIIGIWGGPNKIYAAFKFFLYTLLGSLLMLIALVFLYTKSGGSFDIAVWQKLPLGASAQTLLFFAFFAAFAVKVPMWPVHTWLPDVHVEAPTGGSAVLAAIMLKLGAYGFLRFSMPIAPDAAREWAWLMIALSLIAVIYVGLVAMVQQDMKKLVAYSSVAHMGFVTLGFFIFNDLGVAGGIVQMIAHGFVSGAMFLCIGVLYDRVHSREIASYGGVVNTMPNFTAFALLFSMANCGLPATAGFVGEWMVILGAVKANFWLGLGAATALIFGAAYTLWMFKRVYLGPVANDHVRELTDINPREFLMLGMLAVAVLVMGVYPKPFTDVMNVSVAEFLKHVAASKL, encoded by the coding sequence ATGGGTTTGCTGAGCCTTGCCATCTGGACGCCGATCGCCTTCGGCGCCGTGCTGCTGGCGCTGGGACGCGATGACCAGGCGCGCTCCGTGCGCTGGCTCGCGCTGGTCGGCGCCGTCGTGAGTTTCCTCGTCACGATCCCCCTGTACACGCGCTTCGACACGTCCACCGCGGCGATGCAGTTCGTGGAGAAGGCGCCGTGGATCGACCGCTTCGCCGTCAACTACCACCTCGGCCTGGACGGCATCTCGTTCTGGTTCGTGCTGCTCACCGCGTTCATCAGCCTCGTGGTGGTGATCTCGGCCTGGGAAGTCATCACCGAGCGCGTCAACCAGTACATGGGCGCGTTCCTGATCCTCTCGGGCCTCATGATCGGCGTGTTCTGTGCGCTCGACGGCATCCTTTTCTACGTGTTCTTCGAGGCCACGCTGATCCCGATGTACCTGATCATCGGCATCTGGGGCGGCCCGAACAAGATCTACGCGGCGTTCAAGTTCTTCCTCTACACGCTGCTCGGCTCGCTGCTGATGCTGATCGCGCTGGTATTCCTCTACACGAAGTCCGGCGGCAGCTTCGACATCGCCGTGTGGCAGAAGCTACCGCTCGGGGCCAGCGCGCAGACCCTGCTGTTCTTTGCGTTCTTCGCGGCATTCGCGGTCAAGGTGCCGATGTGGCCGGTGCACACCTGGCTGCCGGACGTGCACGTGGAGGCGCCCACCGGCGGCTCGGCCGTGCTGGCCGCGATCATGCTGAAGCTCGGCGCATATGGCTTCCTGCGCTTTTCGATGCCCATCGCCCCCGATGCCGCGCGTGAATGGGCCTGGCTCATGATCGCCTTGTCGCTGATCGCGGTGATCTACGTGGGCCTGGTCGCGATGGTGCAGCAGGACATGAAGAAGCTCGTGGCCTATTCGTCCGTCGCGCACATGGGCTTCGTCACGCTGGGCTTCTTCATCTTCAACGACCTCGGCGTGGCTGGCGGCATTGTGCAGATGATCGCGCACGGCTTCGTGTCCGGCGCGATGTTCCTGTGCATCGGCGTGCTGTACGACCGCGTGCACTCGCGGGAGATCGCAAGCTATGGCGGCGTGGTCAACACCATGCCCAATTTCACCGCCTTCGCGCTGCTGTTTTCCATGGCCAATTGCGGCCTGCCGGCCACCGCCGGGTTCGTGGGCGAGTGGATGGTGATCCTCGGCGCGGTCAAGGCGAATTTCTGGCTCGGCCTGGGCGCGGCGACGGCGCTGATCTTCGGCGCGGCCTACACGCTCTGGATGTTCAAGCGCGTGTATCTCGGGCCTGTCGCGAACGACCACGTCCGCGAACTCACCGACATCAACCCCCGCGAGTTCCTGATGCTCGGCATGCTCGCCGTCGCGGTGCTCGTGATGGGCGTGTACCCGAAGCCGTTCACCGACGTGATGAACGTCTCCGTGGCGGAATTCCTCAAGCATGTGGCTGCGTCCAAACTCTAA
- the nuoN gene encoding NADH-quinone oxidoreductase subunit NuoN has protein sequence MLDKSSLITLAPEIVLLALACLVSLVDLGVKTRLRNLTYLLTMATLAAVAWLTAGYAVQDQTLYAFGGMVVSDPMGNWLKFFATVAMMVCLVYGRPYAADRDMLRGGEMFILAMFSLLGIFVMISGSNFLVIYLGLELLTLCSYALVALRRDNATATEAAMKYFVLGAMASGFLLYGLSMLYGATGSLDIGTVFKIVNSGQVKHQVLVFGLVFIVSGLAFKLGAAPFHMWIPDVYQGAPTSVTIMIGSAPELAAFAICIRLLVEGLLPLALDWQQMLMLLAIASLAIGNLAAIAQTNLKRMLAYSTIGQMGFVLLGLLSGVVNGNTLSAANAYSSAMFYIITYVLTTLASFGIILLLAREGFESEEISDLAGLNQRSPLYAGVMAVCLFSLAGVPPLVGFYAKLAVLQALVASGQTLYIALAIYAVMMSLIGSFYYLRVVKVMYFDEPITASTVSAPMDVRVVLTLNGALVLVLGIVPGGLMTLCAQAIIKTLAT, from the coding sequence ATGCTGGACAAATCAAGCCTCATCACCCTCGCGCCCGAAATCGTGCTGCTGGCACTCGCGTGCCTCGTCTCCCTGGTCGACCTGGGCGTGAAGACCCGCCTGCGCAACCTCACGTACCTCCTGACCATGGCCACGCTGGCCGCGGTCGCGTGGCTCACCGCAGGTTATGCCGTGCAGGACCAGACGCTCTACGCCTTCGGTGGCATGGTCGTGAGCGACCCCATGGGCAACTGGCTGAAATTCTTCGCGACCGTCGCAATGATGGTCTGCCTGGTCTACGGTCGGCCGTACGCGGCGGACCGCGACATGCTGCGGGGCGGCGAGATGTTCATCCTCGCGATGTTCTCCCTGCTGGGCATCTTCGTGATGATCTCGGGCAGCAACTTCCTCGTGATCTACCTCGGCCTGGAACTGCTCACGCTGTGCAGCTACGCGCTCGTCGCGCTGCGCCGGGACAACGCCACCGCGACCGAAGCGGCCATGAAGTACTTCGTGCTCGGCGCAATGGCCAGCGGCTTCCTGCTCTACGGCCTGTCGATGCTCTACGGCGCCACCGGTTCGCTGGACATCGGCACGGTGTTCAAGATCGTCAACTCGGGCCAGGTGAAGCACCAGGTGCTCGTGTTCGGCCTCGTGTTCATCGTGTCCGGCCTCGCGTTCAAGCTGGGCGCCGCACCATTCCACATGTGGATCCCGGATGTGTACCAGGGCGCGCCCACATCGGTCACGATCATGATCGGCAGCGCGCCGGAGCTCGCCGCCTTCGCGATCTGCATCCGCCTGCTGGTGGAAGGCCTGCTGCCGCTCGCGCTCGACTGGCAGCAGATGCTGATGCTGCTCGCCATCGCGTCGCTTGCCATCGGCAACCTGGCCGCCATCGCGCAAACCAACCTCAAGCGCATGCTGGCGTACTCCACCATCGGCCAGATGGGCTTCGTGCTGCTGGGCCTGCTGTCCGGTGTGGTGAACGGCAACACCTTGTCCGCCGCCAACGCGTACAGCTCGGCGATGTTCTACATCATCACCTACGTGCTCACCACGCTCGCGAGCTTCGGCATCATCCTGCTGCTGGCGCGTGAAGGTTTCGAGAGCGAGGAGATCTCCGACCTCGCGGGCCTGAACCAGCGCAGCCCTCTCTATGCGGGCGTCATGGCGGTGTGCCTGTTCTCGCTGGCCGGCGTGCCGCCGCTGGTCGGCTTCTACGCGAAGCTGGCCGTGCTCCAGGCGCTGGTCGCCTCGGGCCAGACCTTGTACATCGCGCTCGCCATCTATGCGGTGATGATGTCGCTGATCGGCTCCTTCTACTACCTGCGTGTGGTGAAGGTGATGTACTTCGACGAACCCATCACCGCGTCCACCGTGTCCGCCCCGATGGACGTGCGCGTCGTGCTCACGCTCAACGGCGCACTGGTGCTGGTGCTGGGGATCGTTCCCGGCGGACTGATGACCCTGTGCGCGCAGGCCATCATCAAGACGCTGGCCACCTGA
- a CDS encoding DUF2818 family protein — MSQTASIWIVIALAAMAANLPFMNERLFAVVPLAGDKPLAVRFGELVAMYFVVGGIGLLLENHAGQIAPQGWEFYAVTGAFFITLAFPGFVWRYLHRR; from the coding sequence ATGTCCCAGACCGCCTCCATCTGGATCGTGATCGCGCTCGCGGCAATGGCGGCGAACCTGCCGTTCATGAACGAGCGGCTCTTCGCGGTCGTTCCGCTCGCCGGGGACAAGCCCCTGGCAGTGCGATTCGGCGAACTCGTCGCCATGTACTTCGTCGTGGGCGGCATCGGCCTCCTGCTGGAAAACCACGCGGGCCAGATCGCGCCGCAGGGTTGGGAGTTCTACGCCGTGACGGGCGCGTTCTTCATCACCCTGGCGTTCCCGGGCTTCGTGTGGCGTTACCTGCACCGGCGTTGA
- a CDS encoding NUDIX domain-containing protein has product MSDDKHLIEEKVSSQEILKGRFLHAFRDVVRLPDGSETTREFVIHPGAVMVIPMLDDGRLVLERQFRYPMGRVMIEFPAGKLDPGEDILTCAKRELLEETGYVAREWARAGVLHPVISYSTEFIDVWFARGLTLTQATLDEGEFLEVFTATPAEVIDWCRTGALTDAKSLTGALWLQNVLSGVWKLDWRT; this is encoded by the coding sequence ATGTCCGACGACAAACACCTGATCGAAGAAAAGGTCTCCAGCCAGGAGATCCTGAAGGGCCGCTTCCTGCATGCCTTCCGTGACGTCGTGCGCCTGCCCGACGGCAGCGAAACGACCCGCGAGTTCGTGATCCACCCCGGTGCGGTGATGGTCATCCCGATGCTCGACGACGGGCGGCTGGTGCTGGAGCGCCAGTTCCGCTATCCGATGGGACGGGTCATGATCGAGTTCCCGGCCGGCAAGCTCGACCCCGGCGAGGACATCCTCACCTGCGCGAAGCGCGAATTGCTGGAGGAGACGGGCTACGTGGCGCGCGAGTGGGCCCGCGCCGGCGTGCTGCACCCGGTGATTTCCTATTCCACCGAATTCATCGATGTCTGGTTCGCACGCGGCTTGACGTTGACGCAGGCCACGCTGGACGAGGGCGAGTTCCTCGAGGTGTTCACGGCGACGCCTGCCGAAGTCATCGACTGGTGCCGCACGGGCGCGTTGACGGACGCCAAGTCCCTCACGGGCGCGCTGTGGCTGCAAAACGTCCTGTCGGGCGTATGGAAATTGGATTGGCGCACATAA